A DNA window from Methylocystis heyeri contains the following coding sequences:
- a CDS encoding ABC transporter permease, with protein MTGTDLARRTAMAAGFTFLYGPILILAGMSFNASKLVTVWGGFSTRWYLALLDDAAMLGAARISLEAAVLSAIIATALGLCAAVALTRFGEFRTRSLFFGALHAPLVMPEVVLGLALLSAFVSFGMERGFVTLVIAHATFTMCFTTVVLVAALRSCDPALEEAAQDLGATALQAFVLVVLPSAAPALVSAFLLAFTLSLDDLVIASFATGPGATTLPMRIYSQVRLGVTPEVNAISTLALACVALALGLAALATKGRSSAATDLA; from the coding sequence GCCGCACTGCAATGGCGGCTGGATTCACCTTCCTCTACGGTCCGATCCTGATCCTGGCGGGGATGAGCTTCAACGCCTCGAAACTGGTCACGGTCTGGGGCGGATTCTCCACCAGATGGTATCTCGCCCTGCTCGACGACGCGGCGATGCTGGGCGCGGCCAGGATCAGCCTGGAGGCCGCCGTGCTTTCGGCGATCATCGCCACCGCGCTGGGCCTCTGCGCTGCGGTGGCGCTGACGCGATTTGGAGAGTTCAGGACCCGGAGCCTCTTCTTCGGCGCGCTGCACGCCCCCTTGGTGATGCCGGAGGTCGTGCTCGGGCTCGCCCTGCTCAGCGCCTTTGTCTCTTTCGGCATGGAGCGGGGCTTCGTCACGCTGGTGATCGCCCACGCCACCTTCACCATGTGTTTCACGACGGTCGTGCTGGTCGCGGCCCTGAGGTCGTGCGATCCGGCGCTGGAGGAGGCGGCCCAGGACCTCGGCGCCACGGCGCTGCAGGCCTTCGTTCTGGTGGTGCTGCCGTCGGCGGCTCCTGCGCTCGTCAGCGCCTTTCTGCTCGCGTTCACGCTTTCGCTGGACGACCTCGTGATAGCGAGCTTCGCCACCGGGCCCGGGGCGACCACCCTGCCGATGCGGATCTATTCGCAGGTCAGGCTGGGGGTTACGCCCGAGGTCAACGCGATTTCGACGCTGGCGCTCGCCTGCGTCGCTCTCGCCCTCGGCCTCGCCGCCCTCGCGACCAAAGGGAGGTCGTCGGCGGCGACGGATCTCGCCTGA